The Thermodesulfovibrionales bacterium nucleotide sequence CGTATGCCGCTTGTGACCGCGGGCGGTCTGGGATCAAAGGGGATGGCGTTCTTGTTTACCGTGATCCCTGATAAATCCATGGCCTCCTCAGCCTCTTTCCCCGTTATGTTCTTATCAGTAAGGTCGATGAGCATGAGATGGTTCTCTGTTCCACCGGAGACAATCGTAAAGCCCTTTTTCCTCAGCTCATCGGCCAGCCTCCCGGCGTTTCTTACAACCTGTCTCTGGTATTCCTTGAATTCCTCGCTTAATGCCTCTTTCAACGCAACGGCCTTTGCAGCGATGACATGCACGAGAGGCCCTCCCTGGATACCCGGGAAAATCATCTTGTCAATGGCTTTCCCATGTTCGGCCTTGCACATAATCATGCCTCCCCGGGGCCCCCTGAGCGTCTTGTGAGTGGTTGTCGTAACAAAGTCTGCATGGGGAATGGGAGACGGGTGGATACCTGCGGCCACAAGGCCTGCAATGTGAGCAATATCAGCCATCAGATATGCCCCAACGTCCCTGGAGATACGGCCGAAGAACTCAAAATCGAGTGTCCTCGAATAGGCACTGGCGCCAACAACGATCATCTTCGGCTTATGCTCTGCAGCAAGCTTTCTCACCTCATCGTAGTCGATATACCCGCTCTCCCTGTTCACCCCATAGGTGACGCTCTTAAACATGACGCCGGAAAAATTGACGGAGGCGCCGTGTGACAGGTGACCGCCATGATTCAGGCTCATCCCGAGGATCGTATCTCCAGGTTTCAGAACGGCGAAATAGACGGCCATATTGGCCTGGGAGCCTGAATGGGCTTGAACATTCACATGGGAAGCGCCGAAGAGTTCCTTCGCGCGACCTATAGCGAGATTCTCAACCGCATCGGCATATTCACACCCGCCGTAATATCGCCTGCCAGGGTAGCCCTCGGCATATTTATTCGTGAATATCGATCCCTGGGCCTCGAGGACTGCATCGCTCACATAGTTTTCAGATGCTATCAGGACGATCTTTTCTCGCTCCCTATTCTTCTCCTGCAGGATCGCATCATAGACTTCCGGATCGACATGCCTCAGGTCTTCACGTTCCATCTCCTATCCCTTTCATCCTTTCCTCTATATGACGTATCTTATCAAGCCGTCTCGTATGCCTCCCACCCTCAAAGGGCGTCGAAAACCACGTACGAACAATCTCCCTGGCAAGGTCTTTCCCGACGATCCTGCCGCCGATCACGAGTATATTGGCATCATTATGTAGCCTGCTCATCCGGGCAGTAAAGAGATCGTTGCAGAGCGCTGCCCGAATATTGGGGAACTTGTTCGCCACGATTGACATGCCGATCCCCGTGCCACAGATAAGAATGCCACGCTCGATCCTGCCCGAACTGACTGCCTCGGAAACCCTTTCTCCAAAGTCAGGATAGTCCACTGACTCATTGGTACCGGTGCCGGAGTCAACACAGTCCACCCCCATGTCTTTGAGAAGGGAAAGGATATCCAGTTTGAGCTCCAAACCGGCGTGGTCGCAACCGATTACTACGTTCATGAGAGCCTCAGTAGACTATCTTATCGAAGTAATTCTCTTGAAGTCAAGGAATGGAAGTCGTTCCCCTCTGCAACATCCAATGTGCCAAAAGGTCATGGGCAAAACGCAACAAAAAGAATGGTCAATTATTGACTCTTTTTCGCAGATTATGATAGTTTCAATAGTACCATGCCCGACAAAACAGCGATAATGAAAGATGCGCAAAAGTACCTTGCAAAGGGGCAGATAGACAAGGCTATCGCTGAATGGGAAAAACTCCTGCACGAAGCCCCCGATTCAAACACCTATAATACCGTCGGCGACCTCTATCTCAGGAAAGGGGATAAGCAGTCAGCCGTCGAGAGTTTTCACAAGGCGGCGAAGATCTTCTGGACAGACGGTTTTTCCCTGAAAGCACTCGCTCTCTATAAGAAGATCATCAATATAGACCCTTCGAACGGCGACTCCTTGACCGCACTGGGACAACTCAGTGAGGAAAAAGGTCTTGTCGCCGATGCCATAAAGTATTATCTCTCTGCAGCAGATATCCTTTCGAAGGACATGAAGAAAGACAGGTTCCTTCACATCTATGACAAAATCCTCTCCCTCGCGCCTTCGAACATACCTCTTAGGGACAAGGTCGCAGGCCTTTTTTTAAAAGAGGGGTTCGTGCCGGAGGCCGTCAGAGAGTATCTCCACATAGCACGTCTTTCCGTGGACAGAGGCGACACTGAACATGCGAGACATTCCTTGACAAAGGTACTCGAAATTCAGCCTGAGAACAGGGACGCCCTCCTGTATCTCAGTTCTCTGTATGAAAAGGTGGGGGACAGCAGCCGTGCTCTTGAATACGCACGAAAAGCTGTCGATGCGGATCACGACGATCTCGAGTCATTGCAGAGATGCGCCGACCTTCAGAGAGGGGCCGGGGAGTACCTCGATGCACTCACCTATCTGACCAGAATCCGGGAGCTTGCGCCCCATGATCATAACACGATAAAGCTAATCGGGGACATTTACCGCTCCCTTGGAGACAGGCAGAAGGCGTGGGAGTTGTATCGCAACGTGGTCGAGGCTTATAGAGATGAAAAGAGAACGGGGGATGCGATAGACCTTTTGAAAGAATTCAGGGATATCGATCCTCTCGGCGCTGGGAAACTCCTTATATCATTCTTCGGACAGACCAATAACAGGGAAGGAGTGTTTAGAGAAACTGTCGTTGTTGCCGGTCTCTTGCAGGACAGAGGCCTTCGGGACGAGGGGCTTGCCTATTACCGGGAGGCACTGAAGATTCGTCCCGACGACATGGAGATCAAGAAGAAGATTGCACAGATCGAGATAGAGATGGGCCTTCAGCCTTCTCTTCTTGAAGAAGAAAAGACGACAGAATACCTTATTGGTGATGCCGACATATTTCTCAAATACGGTCTCTACGATGAGGCACGATCCATCCTTGAGGACCTCGGGACGAAGGAGCCCGAGAATACTGATGTCCATGGACGACTCAAGTCTCTCTATCGCGAGACGCATGACCTGGAGCGGGCGGTGACAGAGTGCCTTATCCTCGCGAAGCTCTTCGAGAAACAAGGTGATGCCGGGAAAAAGGAAGCTGCTCTGAGAGAGGCACTTGCGATAAACCCCGCTGATCCGAGATTGACCGGGCAGGTGTCCCCAGCGATTGATGAATCAGCCTCATCCACTGGCATGTCAGAAGAGTCGCTCCTGGATGAGTATAGCGAGGAGATTGCAGAGGCTGAATTTTATATGCGCCAGGGGCTCTCGCAGGATGCGTTGAGAATCTATCAGAAACTGTCCGACATATTCCCCGATAATGCTGAATTCCAGCAAAAGATTGCGTCTCTTCAGGGGGAGGCGCCTGAACCCCAGGAGACAACGGAAGAGATCCCGGAGAGCCAGGGCGAAGATCTTCAGCTCGAAGAATATCCACACCACGAACCGGACATGGTTGAGGCGTCGGAACCGTCTGAACTGCAGATTGACAGCGATGTCCTTGATATCTTTGAAGAGTTCAAGAAGGGGATCGAGAAGGAGCTTGAGGCAGAGGACTACGAGACCCATTACAACCTCGGTATTGCCTATAAGGAGATGGGGCTTGTTGATGATGCCATCAAGGAGTTCCAGGTGTGCCGGAGAGATCCCAAGTACTATGTGAGTTCACTCAGCATGCTCGGTATCTGTTATATGGACAAGGGTCTCTTCCCGCTCGCCATTGATGCCTTCAAGAATGCCTTGCCTGCCATCGATGCTCATGATGAGTCATACTGGGGTGCCAAGTATGACCTTGCATCCGCGTACGAAAAGAACGGGAACATGAAAGAGGCCTTCGATATCTTCAGCGAGATTTATGGATGGGACTCGAGGTTCAGAGAAGTCAGTGAAAAGCTCGATAAGCTCAGGATGATACCGGGGATGACGGAATCGGCGCCGACCAAAGGAAAGAAAGACAGAATCTCCTATCTCTAGCAGGTACGAATGGTATATCTCTCATTTTATAACCTCAGAGAACATCCCTTTTCGAATGTGGTGGACAACAGGTTCTATTATAACAGTCCGCAACATGCTCAGGCCCTCGTCAAACTCAGATACGCCATTGATACGAAGAAAGGGCTGGCTGTTGTTATCGGAGACATCGGCGCCGGCAAGACCACTCTTGCAAGAAGGCTCCTCGAGGAGATGGATGAGACACGGTATGAAGCGATGCTTCTCGTCATCATCCATGCATCGGTGAGTTCGGAATGGCTTCTGAAGAAATTCGCAATGCAGCTTGGAATCAGTTCGCCCCACGCGGACAAGGTCGAACTCCTGAGCATCCTTTACCGGAGACTCCTCGAGATTAACGAAGACGGCAAGACTGCTGTTTTGCTCATGGACGAAGTGCAGATGCTCAAATCGAGGGAGATCATGGAGGAGTTCAGGGGGCTCTTGAACATGGAGATGCCCGACGGCAAGATGATCAACCTTGTCTTCTTCGGGCTTTCCGATCTTGAAGATGTCCTCTCCCTCGATGAACCGCTGAAACAGAGGGTGGCGATGAAGATCACCCTCACACCCTTTTCCGAAGACGACACAAAGCATTATATTAAGCACCGATTGCGGATAGCGGGAAGCGAAGACTCCATCTTTCTTGACGAGGCCTTCTCGTCAATTTACCGGTACACAAACGGCAAGCCACGGCTCATTAATACGGTCTGCGACAATGCCCTTCTCGAGGGATCCCTCCTCAAGGCTAAGAATATCGACGAAAAGATCATCAGGGGAGTTGCCATCGACCTCGGCCTCACTCAGGAGTGACGGCAAGCGTCTTGATACGGAGATGTACGGAATAGCGGGAAAGCTCTATCCGTATCCGAGAAGGAAACCAGATGTCTCCAATAAGATCCGGCTCCTCGTAGAGCACATTCAGCTCCCTTCCGTCTTCGAGATCTATCACCTGTCTCTCTGGCAGGAGCGTCCTCTTGTTCAAGAAGAGTCTTCGCCAGGAATTCGAGACACGATAAAGGTTCTCATCCTCACGGACGTCGTAGTCTTTTATGGACCACCAGAAGAAGCTATTTCTGATACCGTCAACGAGCATGGCGATCCTGTTCCTGTCAATAGGCGGATTGCTTCTCGTTACCGTGTCATTGGCCGTTATTTCAGCCACGAGAAACCCCAGGGAGTAAACCTGGAGGTCAAGGGCGTCAGAAGTCAGCCGGAGAACCGCATCACCCTTCACTGTCCCCCCGTCCTTTTCAAATTCAATCGCAAAGGTCGAGCGAATCGATCTGATGTTCCCTCTCTTGGCCAACTCCTCCCCGGGGTCCACCCCCTCATACGTGGGGACCTCGATCCTTTTTGTCGAACAGGAACCGATCAAGGTGACCACAAGCATCCACGCGAAGAGGTCGAGGAGAGAACGGCCATGGGCAAGATGCTGCCTGACCCCTGTCCTCTTATCCATCGACGACAGCCCGGGAAAAGACCACATCGAGAAATTCATGAATATCCCTCACCCCGATAATCTCAAATCCGGCGTTCTCTTTTATCTTATCAGCATTTGTCCTCGGGAGGATGGCGCGCCGAAACCCTATCTTCGCCGCTTCCTTGATTCTTGCATCCACCTGGCTTACCGCCCGTATCTCCCCTGAAAGCCCGATCTCTCCAAAGACAACCGTTCCCGGGTGAACGGGTATCTCCCTCAGTGAGGAGGCTATGGACGAAATAATGCCGAGATCGACTGCGGGCTCTAAAATCTTTATCCCTCCCACTACATTCACAAAGATGTCCATGCCGCCGAGATGGAGACCCGCAATCTTCTCCATGACAGCAACGAGAAGATTCACCCTGTTAAAATCAACGCCGATACATGTCCTTCTCGGCATACCAAAGGTCGTCGTCGAGACGAGTGCCTGAAGCTCGATGAGAAGAGGCCTTGTCCCTTCGATACTCGAAACAACGGTACAGCCTGAGGCACCATGGGGTTTCTCGGAAAGGAAGATCTCCGATGGGTTCTCTATGTCGACGAGACCGCCGTCGGTCATGCCAAAGACACCGATCTCATTGGTAGGTCCGAACCGGTTCTTAACGGTACGCAATACCCTGAAGGAATGGCCCCTGTCCCCTTCGAAGTAGAGCACCGTATCGACAATATGCTCCAGGACACGCGGACCTGCAATGGCGCCTTCCTTGGTGACGTGGCCGATGATGAAGAGCGATATACCCGTGCGCTTGGCAAGGGATACGAGCTTCGCTGCACACTCTCTCACCTGACCTACAGACCCAGGCGCTGAAGTGAGCCCTTCCGTGTACATCGTCTGTATGGAGTCGATGACAACCATGCCCGGGGATGCGCTGGCCGCAGCATCAATGATTCCTTCAAGGTTCGTCTCAGCAAGAAGGATGATCTTGTCGGAATCGATCGATAACCTCTCAGCCCTGAGCTTGATCTGTTGAAGAGACTCTTCACCGGACACATAGAGGACATTGCCCGATCTTTCCGACAGCTGCGATGCGGCCTGAAGAAGGAGCGTTGACTTGCCGATCCCCGGATCTCCGCCGACAAGGGTCACAGAGCCCTCCACAATGCCCCCGCCGAGGACCCTGTCAAGTTCTGTTATCCCTGTGGAGGTCCTTTTCCCCGTTGAGCCTGAGACGGAGCTGAGAGACTGGAGTTGCGGTTCGCTTCGGGTCAAGCGGACTGAATGACGACCACCTCCAGCAGATCTTTCTTCTGCCATAGAATTCCACGAGTCGCAGTCAGGACACTTCCCGAGCCACTTCGGACTAGTGTAACCACAGGTCTGACACTGGAAAAACGTTTTTATCTTGGACATAGCTTCAAAGAGGCGACTATAGTGGTAAACGAGTCTTGTCTTATGCTTTTACAAGTAGAGGATTCCCATCCCCTTGCCGGGATGGTAAGCCTTTCGTATCGCCTCCGTCACAAATTCCTTTGCCCTCCTCACAGACTCAAGGGGAGCATGGCCTTCTGCAAGAGTCGC carries:
- the glyA gene encoding serine hydroxymethyltransferase — translated: MEREDLRHVDPEVYDAILQEKNREREKIVLIASENYVSDAVLEAQGSIFTNKYAEGYPGRRYYGGCEYADAVENLAIGRAKELFGASHVNVQAHSGSQANMAVYFAVLKPGDTILGMSLNHGGHLSHGASVNFSGVMFKSVTYGVNRESGYIDYDEVRKLAAEHKPKMIVVGASAYSRTLDFEFFGRISRDVGAYLMADIAHIAGLVAAGIHPSPIPHADFVTTTTHKTLRGPRGGMIMCKAEHGKAIDKMIFPGIQGGPLVHVIAAKAVALKEALSEEFKEYQRQVVRNAGRLADELRKKGFTIVSGGTENHLMLIDLTDKNITGKEAEEAMDLSGITVNKNAIPFDPRPPAVTSGIRLGTPCVTTRGMGEAEMTEIAALISEVLEKRKNSEALGRLNGRVKKLCQRFPIYR
- the rpiB gene encoding ribose 5-phosphate isomerase B; translated protein: MNVVIGCDHAGLELKLDILSLLKDMGVDCVDSGTGTNESVDYPDFGERVSEAVSSGRIERGILICGTGIGMSIVANKFPNIRAALCNDLFTARMSRLHNDANILVIGGRIVGKDLAREIVRTWFSTPFEGGRHTRRLDKIRHIEERMKGIGDGT
- a CDS encoding tetratricopeptide repeat protein — protein: MPDKTAIMKDAQKYLAKGQIDKAIAEWEKLLHEAPDSNTYNTVGDLYLRKGDKQSAVESFHKAAKIFWTDGFSLKALALYKKIINIDPSNGDSLTALGQLSEEKGLVADAIKYYLSAADILSKDMKKDRFLHIYDKILSLAPSNIPLRDKVAGLFLKEGFVPEAVREYLHIARLSVDRGDTEHARHSLTKVLEIQPENRDALLYLSSLYEKVGDSSRALEYARKAVDADHDDLESLQRCADLQRGAGEYLDALTYLTRIRELAPHDHNTIKLIGDIYRSLGDRQKAWELYRNVVEAYRDEKRTGDAIDLLKEFRDIDPLGAGKLLISFFGQTNNREGVFRETVVVAGLLQDRGLRDEGLAYYREALKIRPDDMEIKKKIAQIEIEMGLQPSLLEEEKTTEYLIGDADIFLKYGLYDEARSILEDLGTKEPENTDVHGRLKSLYRETHDLERAVTECLILAKLFEKQGDAGKKEAALREALAINPADPRLTGQVSPAIDESASSTGMSEESLLDEYSEEIAEAEFYMRQGLSQDALRIYQKLSDIFPDNAEFQQKIASLQGEAPEPQETTEEIPESQGEDLQLEEYPHHEPDMVEASEPSELQIDSDVLDIFEEFKKGIEKELEAEDYETHYNLGIAYKEMGLVDDAIKEFQVCRRDPKYYVSSLSMLGICYMDKGLFPLAIDAFKNALPAIDAHDESYWGAKYDLASAYEKNGNMKEAFDIFSEIYGWDSRFREVSEKLDKLRMIPGMTESAPTKGKKDRISYL
- a CDS encoding AAA family ATPase produces the protein MVYLSFYNLREHPFSNVVDNRFYYNSPQHAQALVKLRYAIDTKKGLAVVIGDIGAGKTTLARRLLEEMDETRYEAMLLVIIHASVSSEWLLKKFAMQLGISSPHADKVELLSILYRRLLEINEDGKTAVLLMDEVQMLKSREIMEEFRGLLNMEMPDGKMINLVFFGLSDLEDVLSLDEPLKQRVAMKITLTPFSEDDTKHYIKHRLRIAGSEDSIFLDEAFSSIYRYTNGKPRLINTVCDNALLEGSLLKAKNIDEKIIRGVAIDLGLTQE
- the radA gene encoding DNA repair protein RadA, coding for MSKIKTFFQCQTCGYTSPKWLGKCPDCDSWNSMAEERSAGGGRHSVRLTRSEPQLQSLSSVSGSTGKRTSTGITELDRVLGGGIVEGSVTLVGGDPGIGKSTLLLQAASQLSERSGNVLYVSGEESLQQIKLRAERLSIDSDKIILLAETNLEGIIDAAASASPGMVVIDSIQTMYTEGLTSAPGSVGQVRECAAKLVSLAKRTGISLFIIGHVTKEGAIAGPRVLEHIVDTVLYFEGDRGHSFRVLRTVKNRFGPTNEIGVFGMTDGGLVDIENPSEIFLSEKPHGASGCTVVSSIEGTRPLLIELQALVSTTTFGMPRRTCIGVDFNRVNLLVAVMEKIAGLHLGGMDIFVNVVGGIKILEPAVDLGIISSIASSLREIPVHPGTVVFGEIGLSGEIRAVSQVDARIKEAAKIGFRRAILPRTNADKIKENAGFEIIGVRDIHEFLDVVFSRAVVDG